From Blastochloris viridis, one genomic window encodes:
- a CDS encoding lytic murein transglycosylase, translated as MTHRIFGRAIVAAIVVALAALLSAAPAGAADPAFQAWLKGLWPEAAKLGVSRATFDEATRGIEPNLSLPDLVVPGRPEAPPRGQAEFVQTPAEYLRESTLSNLAAQGRKLFLQHRDTLARIEQRYGVPGAVVVAIWGRETAFGTYKLPHDAITVLATQGYYGKRKDFFRNELLYAFKMLQDGVPRADMRASWGGAIGMTQFLPSEFYRHGVDFDGDGHVDIWHSVPDALASAAQQLAHKGWQAGHHWAYEVKVPASLDCTIADPEHLKPLKDWLGSGYVPAAKTPLASDLGERASLLMPAGRYGPAFLILKNYYVIKDYNFSDLYVLFVGNVADRIAGLGPFAEPWGKVVQMRTTELEEMQRHLAALGLYRDKIDGKAGMRTRLAFGAYQKASGLALDCWPTRAVLDHMRARAAR; from the coding sequence ATGACACATCGGATTTTCGGCCGCGCCATCGTCGCTGCCATCGTCGTTGCGCTGGCGGCGCTGCTGTCCGCGGCGCCCGCCGGCGCCGCTGATCCGGCGTTCCAGGCCTGGCTGAAAGGGCTGTGGCCGGAGGCCGCCAAGCTCGGCGTGTCGCGCGCCACGTTCGACGAGGCGACCCGCGGCATCGAGCCCAACCTGTCGCTGCCCGATCTGGTGGTGCCCGGCCGTCCCGAGGCGCCGCCGCGCGGCCAGGCCGAGTTCGTGCAGACGCCGGCGGAATATCTGCGCGAGTCGACGCTGAGCAATCTCGCCGCGCAAGGCCGCAAGCTCTTCCTCCAGCACCGCGACACGCTGGCGCGCATCGAGCAGCGCTATGGCGTGCCGGGCGCCGTGGTGGTGGCGATCTGGGGCCGCGAAACCGCGTTCGGCACCTACAAGCTGCCGCATGACGCCATCACCGTGCTGGCGACGCAGGGCTATTACGGCAAGCGCAAGGACTTCTTTCGGAACGAGCTGCTCTACGCCTTCAAGATGCTGCAGGACGGCGTGCCGCGCGCCGACATGCGCGCCTCGTGGGGCGGCGCGATCGGCATGACGCAGTTCCTGCCGTCGGAATTCTATCGCCATGGCGTCGACTTCGACGGCGACGGCCACGTCGACATCTGGCATTCGGTGCCGGACGCGCTGGCCTCGGCGGCGCAGCAGCTCGCCCATAAGGGCTGGCAGGCCGGCCACCACTGGGCCTACGAGGTCAAGGTGCCGGCTTCGCTCGACTGCACCATCGCCGATCCCGAGCACTTGAAGCCGCTGAAGGACTGGCTCGGCAGCGGCTATGTCCCGGCGGCAAAGACGCCGCTGGCCTCGGACCTCGGCGAGCGCGCCTCGCTGCTGATGCCGGCCGGCCGCTACGGCCCGGCCTTTCTGATCCTGAAGAACTACTACGTCATCAAGGACTACAATTTCTCCGATCTCTACGTGCTGTTCGTCGGCAATGTTGCCGACCGCATCGCCGGCCTGGGTCCGTTCGCGGAACCGTGGGGCAAGGTGGTGCAGATGCGCACCACCGAGCTTGAGGAGATGCAGCGCCACCTCGCCGCGCTTGGGCTCTACCGCGACAAGATCGACGGCAAGGCCGGCATGCGCACGCGGCTGGCGTTCGGCGCCTACCAGAAGGCGAGCGGCCTCGCCCTCGACTGCTGGCCGACTCGGGCCGTGCTCGACCACATGCGCGCGCGGGCGGCACGGTGA
- a CDS encoding TIGR04282 family arsenosugar biosynthesis glycosyltransferase has product MAAESSVAIAVMAKVPAPGRAKTRLCPPLTPDQAAALAAAFLADIAERVAALAARIDAAAYVAYTPRADAVVLDALVPPGIGLVVQPAGDLGARMAGVAAELMRRGHRGVVLLGADAPTLPGAIVEQAAAAAAVPGRVAMAPMLDGGYGVLALDRPHGALFDAMPWSTGAVAKLTRRRARAAGIDLIELPGWYDVDDAPSLALLAAEFAGSPLPLGHGLPGADAARTRALVWTLSQIVQSGTDE; this is encoded by the coding sequence ATGGCCGCTGAGAGCTCGGTCGCCATCGCCGTCATGGCCAAGGTGCCGGCGCCGGGTCGTGCCAAGACCCGGCTGTGCCCGCCCTTGACGCCGGACCAGGCCGCCGCGCTGGCGGCGGCGTTCCTGGCCGACATTGCCGAGCGGGTGGCGGCGCTGGCCGCCCGCATCGATGCTGCGGCCTATGTCGCCTACACCCCGCGCGCCGACGCGGTGGTGCTGGATGCGCTGGTGCCGCCGGGAATCGGCCTCGTGGTGCAGCCGGCGGGCGATCTCGGCGCCCGCATGGCGGGGGTCGCCGCCGAGCTAATGCGGCGCGGCCACCGCGGCGTGGTGCTGCTCGGCGCCGACGCGCCGACGCTGCCCGGCGCCATCGTCGAGCAGGCGGCGGCGGCGGCCGCGGTGCCCGGCCGGGTGGCGATGGCGCCGATGCTGGATGGCGGCTACGGCGTGCTGGCGCTCGACCGGCCGCATGGCGCACTGTTCGACGCCATGCCGTGGAGCACCGGAGCGGTGGCCAAATTGACCCGACGGCGGGCCCGCGCCGCCGGCATCGACCTGATCGAGCTGCCGGGCTGGTACGACGTCGACGACGCACCGTCGCTGGCGCTGCTCGCCGCCGAGTTCGCCGGCAGCCCATTGCCGCTCGGTCATGGCTTGCCGGGCGCCGACGCCGCTCGGACGCGGGCGTTGGTGTGGACGCTGTCGCAAATCGTGCAATCGGGAACGGACGAATGA
- a CDS encoding NAD(P)/FAD-dependent oxidoreductase codes for MSAGVVIIGGGQAGLQVATSLRQGGYGEAIRIIGAEPYAPYQRPPLSKAVLSGEAGVDTVPLRGQVFFTDNRLDLVTGRRVEAIDPGSKTVTAGADTIAYDHLIIATGADVRKIPVPGADLPGVLYLRGLDDALKLKEALTTPRNVVVIGGGFIGLEVAASATKLGSSAVVVEALPRVLARSTAPAMADAIVRRHTEKGVKIMTGAGVARIEGEGKVSAVVLSDGTTLAADLVVVGIGVVPAAGIAKAAGIDTDHGIVVDPLLRTSAPDVFAIGDVARFPTRFAPRPVMVESVQNAIDQGKAVAATILGKGAAYDAVPWFWSDQFDMKLQTTGLAFDIDETVVRGDADSLAFSVFQLKGGRVIAVDSLNKPADHMIGRRLVAAGAQLRTEDLADPSYDLKRAAMADAPRR; via the coding sequence ATGAGCGCGGGCGTGGTGATCATCGGCGGCGGGCAGGCCGGGTTGCAGGTTGCGACCAGCCTGCGCCAGGGCGGCTATGGCGAGGCCATCCGCATCATCGGCGCCGAGCCCTACGCCCCCTATCAACGCCCGCCGCTGTCGAAGGCGGTGCTGTCGGGCGAGGCCGGCGTCGACACCGTGCCGCTGCGCGGCCAGGTGTTCTTCACCGACAACCGGCTCGACCTCGTCACCGGCCGCCGGGTCGAGGCCATCGACCCCGGCTCGAAGACCGTCACCGCCGGCGCCGACACCATCGCCTATGACCACCTGATCATCGCCACCGGCGCCGACGTGCGGAAGATCCCGGTGCCGGGGGCCGATCTGCCCGGCGTGCTCTATCTGCGCGGGCTCGACGACGCGCTGAAGCTGAAGGAAGCGCTCACGACGCCGCGCAACGTGGTGGTGATCGGCGGCGGCTTCATCGGGCTGGAGGTGGCGGCCTCCGCCACCAAGCTCGGCTCAAGCGCGGTGGTGGTCGAGGCGCTGCCGCGCGTGCTGGCGCGCTCGACCGCGCCGGCGATGGCGGATGCGATCGTGCGCCGGCACACCGAGAAGGGCGTCAAGATCATGACCGGCGCCGGCGTCGCCCGCATTGAGGGCGAGGGCAAGGTGTCCGCCGTGGTGCTGTCGGACGGCACCACGCTTGCCGCCGACCTCGTCGTGGTCGGCATCGGCGTGGTGCCGGCCGCCGGCATCGCCAAAGCCGCCGGCATCGACACCGACCATGGCATCGTCGTCGATCCTCTGCTGCGCACCTCGGCGCCGGATGTATTCGCCATCGGCGACGTTGCGCGCTTTCCCACCCGTTTCGCGCCGCGTCCGGTGATGGTGGAATCGGTGCAGAACGCCATCGACCAGGGCAAGGCGGTGGCGGCGACCATCCTCGGCAAGGGCGCGGCCTATGATGCGGTGCCGTGGTTCTGGAGCGACCAGTTCGACATGAAGCTGCAGACCACCGGCCTTGCCTTCGACATCGACGAGACCGTGGTGCGCGGCGACGCCGACAGCCTGGCGTTCTCGGTGTTCCAGCTCAAGGGCGGCCGGGTGATCGCGGTCGACAGCCTCAACAAGCCGGCCGACCACATGATCGGGCGGCGCCTTGTCGCCGCAGGCGCGCAATTGCGGACGGAAGATCTGGCCGATCCGAGCTACGATCTCAAGCGCGCCGCGATGGCAGACGCGCCGCGCCGATGA
- a CDS encoding alkylphosphonate utilization protein, with protein MSDGILTDSNGNQLADDDSVTVIKDLKVKGTSETIKRGTLVKNIRPTDTPGEVECNTKQVKGLVLKTEFLKTA; from the coding sequence ATGAGCGACGGCATCCTGACAGACAGCAACGGCAACCAGCTCGCCGACGACGATTCCGTCACGGTGATCAAGGACCTGAAGGTCAAGGGCACGTCGGAAACCATCAAGCGCGGCACGCTGGTCAAGAACATCCGCCCGACCGACACCCCCGGCGAGGTCGAGTGCAACACCAAGCAAGTCAAGGGCCTGGTGCTGAAAACCGAGTTCCTCAAGACGGCCTGA
- a CDS encoding type II toxin-antitoxin system HicB family antitoxin — MTRNDPTRLEYPVVVEPLPEADGGGFAAIVPDLPGCMSDGETPEEAIVNVQDAIRAWIEAALDLGREVPPCPSRR, encoded by the coding sequence ATGACCCGCAATGACCCGACCCGTCTTGAATACCCGGTGGTGGTCGAGCCGCTGCCTGAGGCGGACGGCGGCGGTTTCGCGGCGATCGTGCCGGACCTGCCCGGCTGCATGAGCGACGGCGAGACGCCGGAAGAGGCGATCGTCAATGTTCAGGACGCCATCCGCGCCTGGATCGAAGCCGCCCTCGACCTCGGCCGCGAGGTGCCGCCCTGCCCATCGCGGCGGTGA
- a CDS encoding UbiD family decarboxylase: protein MPVRSLPAFRDLPAFLTFLEGKGQLHRIKEPVSTVHAITEIHRRVIEKGGPALVFEKPLLPDGTVSDIPLVTNVFGTVERVALGFGITPDQLAPLGDALAELRSPSPPQSLRDLLDRLPLARAALRTRPAETSSAPVQEVILTGKDIDLTRLPVQTCWPDEPAPLITWPLVITCPPGQLDANHANVGVYRIQMLGPDRLIMRWLAMRGGAQHFRRWQAIGQDMPVAIAIGTDPATMLSAVMPLPENVSELTFAGLVRGERPRLAKATTVPLMVPADAEIVIEGMVSATETAPEGPYGDHTGYYNSVEPFPVMRVTAITRKSKPLYLSTFTGRAPDEPAVMGAAMNEMFIPVVKRQFPEIVDVWLPPEACSYRIAVVSFKKSYPGHARRLMMALWSVLPQFTMTKLIIAVDADIKARQWSDVMWAVATRADASRDLLVLTDTPIDYLDFASPKAGLGGKLGIDATTKIGTETEREFGKVLGMSSDVEAVVDAIWPRLGLK from the coding sequence GTGCCCGTCCGCAGCCTGCCCGCGTTCCGCGACCTGCCCGCATTCCTGACGTTCCTGGAAGGCAAGGGCCAGCTCCACCGCATCAAGGAGCCGGTCTCGACCGTCCACGCCATCACCGAAATCCACCGCCGGGTGATCGAGAAGGGCGGGCCGGCGCTGGTGTTCGAAAAGCCGCTGCTGCCCGACGGCACGGTGTCCGATATTCCCTTGGTCACCAACGTGTTCGGCACGGTGGAGCGGGTGGCGCTGGGGTTCGGCATCACCCCCGATCAGCTGGCGCCGCTGGGCGATGCGTTGGCCGAGCTGCGCAGCCCCTCGCCGCCGCAGTCGCTGCGCGACCTTCTCGACCGCCTGCCGCTGGCCCGTGCCGCGCTGCGCACCCGCCCGGCCGAGACCTCCTCGGCGCCGGTGCAGGAGGTGATCCTCACCGGCAAGGACATCGACCTCACCCGGCTGCCGGTGCAAACCTGCTGGCCCGACGAGCCGGCGCCGCTGATCACCTGGCCGTTGGTGATCACCTGCCCGCCCGGCCAGCTCGACGCCAACCACGCCAATGTCGGGGTCTATCGCATCCAGATGCTGGGGCCGGATCGGCTGATCATGCGCTGGCTGGCGATGCGCGGCGGCGCCCAGCATTTCCGCCGCTGGCAGGCCATCGGCCAGGACATGCCGGTGGCGATCGCCATCGGCACCGACCCCGCCACCATGCTGTCGGCGGTGATGCCGCTGCCGGAGAACGTGTCGGAACTCACCTTCGCCGGCCTCGTCCGCGGCGAACGGCCGCGGCTCGCCAAGGCCACCACCGTGCCGCTGATGGTGCCGGCCGATGCCGAAATCGTGATCGAGGGCATGGTGTCCGCCACCGAGACCGCGCCGGAGGGCCCCTACGGCGACCACACCGGCTATTACAACTCGGTCGAGCCGTTCCCGGTGATGCGGGTCACCGCCATCACCCGCAAGTCGAAGCCGCTGTACCTGTCGACCTTCACCGGCCGCGCCCCCGACGAGCCCGCGGTGATGGGCGCGGCGATGAACGAGATGTTCATTCCGGTGGTGAAGCGGCAGTTCCCGGAGATCGTCGACGTCTGGCTGCCGCCGGAGGCGTGCTCCTACCGCATCGCGGTGGTGTCGTTCAAAAAGTCCTACCCCGGCCACGCCCGGCGGCTGATGATGGCGCTGTGGAGCGTGCTGCCGCAGTTCACCATGACCAAGCTGATCATCGCGGTCGACGCCGACATCAAGGCGCGCCAGTGGTCGGATGTGATGTGGGCGGTGGCAACGCGCGCCGACGCCTCGCGCGACCTGCTGGTGCTCACCGACACCCCGATCGATTACCTCGACTTCGCCTCCCCCAAGGCGGGATTAGGTGGCAAGCTCGGCATCGATGCCACCACCAAGATCGGCACCGAGACCGAGCGCGAGTTCGGCAAGGTGCTGGGCATGTCCTCCGACGTCGAGGCGGTGGTGGATGCGATCTGGCCAAGGTTGGGGTTGAAGTAG
- the ubiT gene encoding ubiquinone anaerobic biosynthesis accessory factor UbiT gives MTDLPVLHPLVRLLARPLPLSPLEWGAATTMKRVFARHSRMFERLGDNAHKRFGIEPTDLPFAFILTPDPDGPRIEAVRSLKDRVVDARIAGPFLVLLDMVRGRLDGDALFFSRDIVVEGDVEAVVALRNALDSEAVDIVAETAEAFGPASGLVTQSVDMAERFARTFLVASSSQPATPPRESTP, from the coding sequence GTGACAGACCTGCCCGTTCTGCACCCTCTCGTCCGGCTGCTCGCGCGGCCGCTGCCGCTGTCTCCCCTGGAGTGGGGCGCCGCGACCACCATGAAGCGCGTGTTTGCCCGCCACAGCCGCATGTTCGAGCGGCTGGGCGACAATGCACACAAAAGGTTCGGCATCGAGCCGACCGACCTGCCGTTCGCCTTCATCCTGACGCCGGACCCGGACGGTCCGCGCATCGAGGCGGTGCGCAGCCTGAAGGACCGCGTGGTCGACGCCCGCATTGCCGGGCCGTTCCTGGTGCTGCTCGACATGGTGCGCGGCCGGCTCGACGGCGACGCGCTGTTCTTCTCCCGCGACATCGTGGTGGAAGGCGACGTCGAGGCGGTGGTGGCGCTGCGCAATGCGCTGGATTCCGAGGCGGTCGACATCGTCGCCGAGACCGCCGAGGCCTTCGGCCCGGCGTCCGGCCTCGTCACGCAGAGCGTCGACATGGCCGAGCGTTTCGCCCGCACCTTCCTGGTCGCCAGCTCGTCCCAGCCGGCGACGCCCCCCCGGGAGAGCACGCCATGA
- the ubiU gene encoding ubiquinone anaerobic biosynthesis protein UbiU, with amino-acid sequence MRPAKGSLELVCPAGTPAALDAAVAAGADTVYCGFNDETNARNFPGLNFSRVELGESIARAHARGCNVLVAINTFPRAGNVGLWHSAIADAEAAGADAVILADIGLLAHAREKHPDLRLHLSVQAAAANPDAIQFYVKQFDVERVVLPRVVTVEEIAAIHREIACETEVFVFGGLCVMAEGRCLLSSYATGKSPNMHGACSPAGAISYTEEGPNFVSRLGDFTINRVKKGEPAAYPTLCKGRFMIDGKASHVFEDPASLDASQLLPGLKAAGVKALKIEGRQRSRAYADAVVKAFRAAVDSLDRGLEIRAGALAALTEGGATTGGAYRKTWR; translated from the coding sequence ATGAGGCCCGCCAAAGGATCGCTCGAACTGGTCTGCCCCGCCGGTACCCCGGCGGCGCTGGACGCCGCCGTTGCCGCCGGTGCCGACACCGTCTATTGCGGCTTCAACGACGAGACCAACGCCCGCAACTTCCCGGGCCTTAACTTCTCGCGCGTCGAACTCGGCGAGAGCATCGCCCGTGCCCACGCCAGGGGCTGCAACGTTCTGGTGGCGATCAACACCTTCCCGCGCGCCGGCAATGTCGGGTTGTGGCACAGCGCCATCGCCGACGCCGAGGCCGCCGGTGCCGACGCGGTGATCTTGGCCGACATCGGCCTGCTCGCCCACGCCCGCGAAAAGCACCCCGATCTGCGCCTCCATCTGTCGGTGCAGGCCGCCGCCGCCAATCCCGACGCCATCCAGTTCTACGTCAAGCAGTTCGACGTCGAGCGGGTGGTGCTGCCGCGCGTCGTCACCGTCGAGGAGATCGCCGCGATCCACCGCGAGATCGCCTGCGAGACCGAGGTGTTCGTGTTCGGCGGCCTGTGCGTGATGGCCGAGGGCCGCTGCCTGCTCTCCAGCTACGCCACCGGCAAGTCGCCCAACATGCACGGCGCCTGCTCGCCGGCTGGCGCCATCTCCTACACCGAGGAGGGGCCGAACTTCGTCTCCCGCCTCGGTGACTTCACCATCAACCGGGTGAAGAAGGGCGAGCCGGCCGCCTACCCGACGCTGTGCAAGGGCCGATTCATGATCGACGGCAAGGCCAGCCACGTGTTCGAGGACCCGGCCAGCCTGGACGCCTCCCAGCTCTTGCCCGGCCTCAAGGCCGCCGGCGTCAAGGCGCTGAAGATCGAGGGCCGCCAGCGGAGCCGCGCCTATGCCGACGCGGTGGTGAAGGCGTTCCGGGCGGCGGTCGACTCGCTCGACCGCGGCCTGGAAATCCGTGCCGGCGCGCTCGCCGCGCTCACCGAGGGCGGCGCCACCACCGGCGGCGCCTATCGCAAGACGTGGCGGTGA